In a single window of the Gammaproteobacteria bacterium genome:
- a CDS encoding ABC transporter substrate-binding protein yields MKRREFLSRAGLGALAAGGLLTGCQKKEQEAQKAAAGAVAPTAEAPQEWTLLSAWPDDFPLLGESAHTLGKLITELSGGRVQVQVAQTQNPADVFDQVAAGKAQLGYGMGSLWHEKDPAFELFSSIPFGLAPREINGWLYEGNGLSLWQQAYKKYGIVPYPAGNTGLQMAGWFRKPLKKAGDLKGLRIRIDGLGAQAMKQAGAHPVDMPLADAHDALAAGRLDAVVWMAPYHDLQAGLYQAAKFYHYPGWQAPGETLECLVNAQALEALPANTSSVIASACSSLMEQMLAAFDSRNAQALDTLITTHGVKVEPLPREVLNKLRVAAEQAVGELASDNDL; encoded by the coding sequence ATGAAGCGGCGTGAATTCCTGTCCCGCGCGGGCCTGGGTGCCCTCGCCGCGGGCGGACTGCTGACGGGATGTCAGAAAAAAGAGCAGGAAGCGCAAAAGGCCGCCGCAGGCGCCGTCGCGCCCACCGCAGAGGCCCCGCAGGAGTGGACCCTGCTTTCCGCCTGGCCGGACGATTTTCCCCTGCTGGGGGAAAGCGCCCACACGCTCGGCAAACTCATCACCGAACTGTCCGGCGGACGGGTGCAGGTCCAGGTGGCGCAGACGCAGAATCCCGCCGATGTTTTCGACCAGGTGGCCGCCGGCAAGGCGCAGCTCGGTTATGGCATGGGCAGCCTGTGGCACGAGAAAGACCCGGCTTTCGAGTTGTTTTCCAGCATCCCCTTCGGCCTTGCGCCACGCGAGATCAACGGCTGGCTGTACGAAGGCAACGGTCTTTCCCTGTGGCAGCAGGCCTACAAGAAGTACGGCATCGTGCCTTACCCGGCGGGTAACACCGGGCTGCAGATGGCGGGTTGGTTCCGCAAACCGCTCAAGAAGGCCGGCGACCTGAAGGGTCTCAGGATCCGCATCGACGGCCTGGGTGCCCAGGCCATGAAGCAGGCCGGTGCCCATCCGGTGGACATGCCGTTGGCGGATGCACACGACGCCCTGGCAGCCGGCCGGCTCGATGCCGTGGTCTGGATGGCGCCTTACCACGATCTGCAGGCCGGCCTGTATCAGGCGGCCAAGTTCTACCATTACCCGGGCTGGCAGGCCCCCGGCGAAACCCTGGAGTGCCTGGTGAATGCCCAGGCACTGGAAGCACTGCCCGCCAACACCAGCAGCGTCATCGCCAGCGCCTGCAGCTCGCTGATGGAGCAGATGCTGGCCGCGTTCGATTCGCGCAACGCGCAGGCGCTGGACACGCTGATCACCACCCACGGCGTGAAGGTCGAGCCGCTGCCGCGCGAGGTGCTCAACAAGCTGCGAGTCGCCGCCGAGCAGGCGGTGGGCGAGCTGGCCAGCGACAACGACCT
- the uvrD gene encoding DNA helicase II, with amino-acid sequence MELLPTFLEGLNDAQREAVTAPPGPLLVLAGAGSGKTRVLTQRIAWLIQVEGLSPHSILAVTFTNKAANEMRARIESLLQIPARGMWVGTFHGLAHRLLRTHWRDAHLPEGFQILDAEDQLRLVKRVMRELDLDESRWPPKQAVWYINARKDEGVRPQHMQDTGDVTARQLIRVYTAYEAACTRAGVVDFAELLLRSLELLRDNAALLEHYRSRFRHLLVDEFQDTNTLQYAWLRLLAGEHTPVFAVGDDDQSIYGWRGARIENIQFFTRDFPQAITLRLEQNYRSTGTILQAANGLIEHNAGRLGKQLWTAGNQGDPIDLYTAYNEIDEADFVAARIEEWVDSGRRRDEVAILYRSNAQSRVFESTFNQRNIPYRVYGGQRFFERAEIKDALAYLRLAMNPDDDTSLERVINQPPRGIGDRTVALVRERAREKQQSLWQAIHELLEHDGLPTRTENALRGLVQIIGDLDSVRGEAVTLAEQVDQVIEVSTLRAHFQKEKGEKAQARVENLDELVSAAQGFRPDEMETEMEPLAGFLAHASLEAGEGQGAAWDDCVQMMTLHSAKGLEFPLVFICGLEEGLFPHMSAVEETGRLEEERRLCYVGVTRAREKLVLSWAEVRRLHGRENYNLASKFIGEIPDELLRDIRPRVTVRPYPSAPAAAGPATGMKRGATNETGFQLGQRVRHPKFGEGVVLGYEGAGRHARVQVGFTEAGDKWLVLEYANLQTL; translated from the coding sequence ATGGAGCTGCTTCCCACCTTCCTCGAAGGACTCAACGACGCACAGCGCGAAGCCGTCACCGCCCCGCCCGGTCCCCTGCTGGTGCTGGCCGGCGCGGGCAGCGGCAAGACGCGCGTACTCACCCAGCGGATCGCCTGGCTGATCCAGGTCGAGGGTCTCTCGCCGCACTCGATCCTGGCGGTGACCTTCACCAACAAGGCCGCCAACGAAATGCGAGCACGGATCGAGTCGCTGCTGCAAATTCCCGCGCGCGGCATGTGGGTGGGCACCTTCCACGGCCTGGCCCATCGCCTGCTGCGCACCCACTGGCGCGACGCGCACCTGCCCGAAGGGTTCCAGATCCTGGATGCCGAGGACCAGCTGCGCCTGGTGAAGCGGGTGATGCGCGAGCTGGACCTGGACGAGTCGCGCTGGCCGCCCAAGCAGGCGGTCTGGTACATCAACGCGCGCAAGGACGAAGGCGTACGCCCGCAGCACATGCAGGACACCGGCGACGTGACCGCGCGCCAGCTGATCCGCGTTTACACCGCCTACGAGGCGGCCTGCACGCGCGCCGGCGTGGTGGATTTCGCCGAGCTGCTGCTGCGCTCGCTGGAACTGCTGCGCGACAATGCCGCCCTGCTGGAGCACTACCGCAGCCGGTTTCGTCATCTGCTGGTGGACGAGTTTCAGGACACCAACACCCTGCAGTACGCCTGGCTGCGGCTGCTGGCCGGCGAGCACACGCCGGTGTTCGCGGTCGGCGACGACGACCAGTCGATCTACGGCTGGCGCGGCGCGCGTATCGAGAACATCCAGTTTTTCACCCGCGATTTCCCGCAGGCGATCACCCTGCGCCTGGAGCAGAACTACCGCTCCACCGGCACCATCCTGCAGGCGGCGAACGGGCTGATCGAACACAACGCCGGGCGACTGGGCAAGCAGCTGTGGACCGCCGGCAACCAGGGCGACCCGATCGATCTGTACACCGCCTACAACGAGATCGACGAGGCGGATTTCGTCGCCGCGCGCATCGAAGAATGGGTCGACAGCGGGCGTCGTCGCGACGAGGTTGCCATCCTGTACCGTTCCAATGCCCAGTCGCGCGTGTTCGAATCCACCTTCAACCAGCGCAACATTCCCTACCGCGTCTATGGCGGCCAGCGCTTTTTCGAACGCGCCGAGATCAAGGACGCCCTGGCCTATCTGCGCCTGGCCATGAATCCGGACGACGATACCTCGCTGGAGCGGGTCATCAACCAGCCGCCGCGTGGCATTGGCGACCGCACCGTGGCGCTGGTGCGCGAGCGTGCCCGGGAGAAACAGCAAAGCCTGTGGCAGGCCATCCACGAACTGCTGGAACACGACGGGCTGCCGACCCGGACCGAAAACGCCCTGCGTGGCCTGGTGCAAATAATCGGCGACCTGGACAGCGTGCGCGGCGAGGCGGTCACCCTGGCCGAGCAGGTGGATCAGGTGATCGAGGTTTCCACCCTGCGGGCGCATTTCCAGAAGGAAAAGGGTGAAAAGGCCCAGGCGCGCGTGGAAAACCTGGACGAACTCGTGTCGGCCGCCCAGGGCTTTCGTCCGGACGAGATGGAAACGGAAATGGAACCGCTGGCCGGTTTTCTCGCTCACGCGAGCCTCGAGGCGGGCGAGGGGCAGGGTGCCGCCTGGGACGACTGCGTGCAGATGATGACCCTGCATTCCGCCAAGGGGCTGGAATTTCCGCTGGTGTTCATCTGCGGCCTGGAGGAAGGCCTGTTCCCCCACATGAGTGCGGTGGAGGAAACCGGACGCCTGGAGGAGGAGCGCCGCCTGTGCTACGTAGGCGTCACCCGGGCACGCGAAAAGCTGGTGCTGAGCTGGGCCGAGGTGCGCCGCCTGCACGGGCGTGAAAACTACAACCTGGCCTCCAAGTTCATCGGCGAAATCCCCGATGAACTGCTGCGGGATATTCGCCCGCGCGTGACCGTGCGTCCTTATCCGAGCGCACCGGCGGCGGCCGGGCCCGCGACGGGCATGAAGCGCGGCGCCACCAACGAAACCGGCTTCCAGCTCGGACAGCGCGTGCGGCATCCCAAATTCGGCGAAGGGGTGGTGCTCGGCTACGAGGGCGCCGGCCGCCATGCGCGGGTGCAGGTCGGCTTCACGGAGGCCGGCGATAAATGGTTGGTGCTGGAATACGCTAATCTTCAGACACTTTGA
- a CDS encoding 2-oxoglutarate dehydrogenase E1 component: MQGLWATSFFDGGNASYIDELYERYLENPEQVPEKWRAWFDTLPKVDGIEADTPHSKIRQRFVELTRTPAATVPGRKRSDLDHELKQVRVLQLINAWRFLGHRAADIDPLELVPRTPPPELNLAEYELSEADLDTVFNTGSLAGPDQATLREIQTILRETYGGHLGTEYMHIAETEEKRWIQDRLEGSRSHAELDDDTRLNLLERLTAAEGLEHYLHTRYVGQKRFSLEGSESLIPLLEELVQRSGSQGVKELVIGMAHRGRLNVLVNVLGKNPGDLFAEFEGKNNDNSHTGDVKYHMGFSSDVETPGGPLHLVLAFNPSHLEIVGPVVEGSVRARQERRGDRQGDQVLPVVIHGDAALAGQGVVMETLNMSQTRGFSTKGTVHIVINNQIGFTTSVTKDARSTFYCTDIAKMVGAPIFHVNGDDPEAVLFVTRLALDYRMIFNKDVFIDLVCYRRHGHNEADEPLATQPVMYSRIQELPTTRERYSETLSQAGLVDAAEADELADRVRERLEAAECMAPHVYDATGQSREYMANWQRYAGHDWDAPADTAISLDRLHFLAERMLAVPEDFEINPRVAKLLGDRHRMAAGELPADWGFAETLAYASLATQGYNVRLSGQDSGRGTFFHRQAVLHHQGHREAYIPLRHLSEKQGNFLIIDSLLSEEAVLAFEYGFATADPETLVIWEAQFGDFANGAQVVIDQFISSGEQKWNRLCGLTLFLPHGYEGQGPEHSSGRLERYLQLCAQQNMQVCVPTTPAQMFHLLRRQIIRPYRKPLIVMTPKSLLRHKLATNTLEDFTHSQFQPVIDDIDPLEPEAVDRILLCTGKIYYDLLERRRADKRADVAIMRVEQLYPFPRELLEAVVARYPNVRRFIWVQEEPLNQGAWYATQHQMRGLLKSGQYLEHVTRPDAASPAVGYFNVHLQQQKAIVEEAFA; this comes from the coding sequence ATGCAGGGCCTCTGGGCCACCTCATTTTTCGATGGCGGCAACGCCAGCTACATCGACGAACTCTACGAGCGCTACCTGGAAAATCCGGAACAGGTTCCGGAAAAGTGGCGCGCCTGGTTCGACACCCTGCCCAAGGTCGACGGCATCGAGGCCGACACCCCGCACTCCAAGATCCGGCAGCGTTTTGTCGAACTGACCCGCACGCCGGCTGCGACCGTCCCCGGCCGCAAACGCAGCGACCTCGACCATGAACTCAAGCAGGTTCGCGTGCTGCAGCTCATCAACGCCTGGCGCTTTCTCGGCCACCGCGCCGCTGACATCGACCCCCTCGAACTCGTCCCGCGCACTCCGCCGCCCGAACTGAACCTGGCCGAATACGAGCTCTCGGAGGCCGACCTCGATACCGTCTTCAACACCGGCTCCTTGGCGGGACCCGATCAGGCCACCCTGCGCGAGATCCAGACCATCCTGCGCGAAACCTACGGCGGCCACCTCGGCACCGAATACATGCACATCGCCGAGACGGAAGAAAAACGCTGGATCCAGGACCGTCTCGAGGGTTCCCGCAGCCACGCCGAGCTCGACGACGACACCCGACTCAATCTCCTGGAACGCCTCACTGCCGCCGAAGGCCTGGAGCATTACCTGCACACCCGCTACGTGGGGCAGAAGCGGTTTTCGCTGGAGGGCTCGGAAAGTCTGATCCCGCTGCTGGAGGAACTGGTACAGCGTTCGGGTAGCCAGGGCGTAAAGGAACTCGTGATCGGCATGGCCCACCGCGGCCGCCTCAACGTGCTGGTCAACGTACTCGGCAAGAATCCCGGCGACCTGTTCGCCGAATTCGAAGGCAAGAATAACGACAACTCGCACACCGGCGACGTGAAGTACCACATGGGGTTTTCCTCCGACGTGGAAACCCCCGGCGGGCCGCTGCACCTAGTGCTCGCCTTCAATCCCTCGCATCTTGAGATCGTCGGCCCCGTGGTCGAGGGCTCGGTGCGTGCCCGCCAGGAACGGCGCGGCGACCGCCAGGGCGATCAGGTGCTGCCCGTGGTGATCCACGGCGATGCCGCGCTCGCCGGTCAGGGCGTGGTGATGGAAACCCTCAACATGTCGCAGACGCGCGGGTTTTCCACCAAGGGCACGGTGCACATCGTCATCAACAACCAGATCGGCTTTACCACCAGCGTGACCAAGGACGCCCGTTCCACCTTCTACTGCACCGACATCGCCAAGATGGTCGGTGCGCCGATCTTTCACGTCAACGGCGACGATCCCGAGGCGGTGCTGTTCGTCACCCGGCTGGCGCTCGACTACCGGATGATCTTCAACAAGGACGTGTTCATCGACCTGGTGTGCTATCGCCGACACGGCCATAACGAGGCCGACGAGCCGCTGGCCACCCAGCCGGTGATGTACTCGCGCATTCAGGAACTGCCGACCACGCGCGAGCGCTACAGCGAGACCCTCAGCCAGGCCGGCCTGGTCGACGCCGCAGAAGCCGACGAACTCGCCGACCGTGTCCGCGAGCGGCTGGAAGCCGCCGAGTGCATGGCACCGCACGTCTACGACGCCACCGGCCAGTCACGCGAGTACATGGCCAACTGGCAGCGCTACGCAGGACACGACTGGGACGCGCCGGCCGATACCGCCATCTCGCTCGACCGCCTGCATTTTCTCGCCGAGCGCATGCTGGCCGTACCCGAGGACTTCGAGATCAATCCCCGTGTCGCCAAGCTGCTGGGCGATCGGCACCGCATGGCTGCCGGCGAACTGCCGGCGGACTGGGGGTTTGCCGAAACGCTGGCCTACGCCTCCTTGGCGACCCAGGGCTACAACGTACGCCTTTCCGGGCAGGACAGCGGGCGCGGCACCTTTTTTCACCGCCAGGCGGTGCTTCACCACCAGGGACACCGCGAGGCCTATATTCCCCTGCGCCACCTGTCGGAAAAGCAGGGCAATTTCCTGATCATCGACTCGCTGCTCTCCGAAGAAGCCGTACTCGCCTTCGAATACGGTTTCGCGACAGCCGATCCGGAAACCCTGGTGATCTGGGAGGCGCAGTTCGGGGATTTCGCCAACGGCGCGCAGGTCGTCATCGACCAGTTCATCTCCTCCGGCGAGCAGAAGTGGAACCGGCTGTGCGGCCTGACCCTGTTCCTGCCCCATGGTTACGAAGGCCAGGGGCCGGAACATTCTTCCGGCCGTCTGGAACGCTACCTGCAACTCTGCGCCCAGCAAAACATGCAGGTCTGCGTGCCCACCACGCCCGCGCAGATGTTCCATCTGCTGCGCCGGCAGATCATTCGCCCCTACCGCAAGCCCCTGATCGTGATGACGCCCAAGAGCCTGCTGCGCCACAAGCTGGCCACCAACACGCTCGAGGACTTCACGCACAGCCAATTCCAGCCGGTGATCGACGACATCGACCCGCTGGAGCCCGAAGCCGTCGATCGCATCCTGCTCTGCACCGGCAAGATCTACTACGATCTGCTGGAACGCCGCCGTGCCGATAAGCGCGCGGACGTCGCCATTATGCGTGTGGAGCAGCTTTACCCGTTCCCCAGGGAGCTGCTCGAAGCCGTGGTCGCGCGCTACCCCAATGTGCGGCGTTTTATCTGGGTCCAGGAAGAACCGCTCAACCAGGGTGCCTGGTACGCCACCCAGCACCAGATGCGCGGCCTGCTCAAATCGGGACAATATCTC